TTATGATAAATAGTGAAATAGGGGGTCTTTTATGAATTATGTTGAATTATTTGCAGGCGCCGGAGGACTCAGCCTAGGTTTTGAACAAGCAGGTTTTCAAAATGTTTTTTCTGTAGAATATGATGAAAAAATTGCTCAAACCTATTTATTAAATTTTCCTGATAATCATTTAATTATTGACGATGTTAAAAATATAGATGAGAACCAAATTAATAAATTGATAGATGGTAAAGATATTGATGTTATAATAGGTGGACCGCCTTGTCAGGGTTTTAGCATGGCTGGAAGGAATGGAAGAAGTTTTATAGAGGACGACAGAAATGAATTATTTAAAGAATTTGTAAGATTTGTTGCAGTTATAAAGCCTAAAATGTTTGTAATGGAAAATGTGGCAAGGATGCTGAGTCACAACAAAGGTAAAACTGTTTTAGAAATTACTGAAGCGTTTGAAAAATTAGGCTATAACGTTAAGTTTAAAGTACTTAAAACTGAAAATTATGGGATTCCTCAAAAAAGACAAAGGATATTTTTTGTAGGAACTAAAGGAAAAGAATTTACATTTCCAGATATATTTGAAAAAGAAGTTACCGTTAAGGAAGCCATTCAAGATTTACCCCCTTTAAAAAGTGGAGAAAAGTCGGCTATTCCTAATCACTTTGCTATGAAACATAGTCAGCAGATGCTTGATAAAATGGCTTATATTTCTGATGGAGGGAATAGAGAGGAAATACCTATTGAGTTGCGCCCAAAAAGTGGTGATATTAGAAAATATATTAGGTATAACAGCAATAAACCTTCTATAACTGTAACAGGAGATATGAGGAAAGTCTTCCATTATAATCAAAACAGAGCGCTCACATCAAGGGAACTTGCACGACTTCAATCTTTTCCTGACTCTTTTGTTTTTAAAGGAAGTAGCATCGTTGTTCAGCAACAAATTGGAAATGCAGTTCCTCCTAAATTAAGTTTTGTTGTGGCAAATGAAGTGAAAAAGAGTTTGGAGTGAAAACTATTTATGGAAAAGTTTATATTAAAGCCTGATATAAAATTTCCGCGAGTAAATTACATTGGAAATAAAGAAAAACTAGCTGAATGGATAGTTGATAATTTTCCATTAGATTCTGGAAGTGTATTAGATTTATTTTCTGGAGGGAGCTCAGTTTCATTTGAATGTAAATTACGTGGTTATAAAGTTATTAGTAACGATGTATTATATGCTTCTTATGTAGTAGCTAAATCTATAATTGAAAATAATAATTATACTTTAGATTATAAACATATAGATGAAGCTGAAAAATTGAGCTTAAACTTTGATACGGTACAAAAATATTCATGGCTAGAAAATACATTATATTTTCCGGATGAAATAAAAGAGTTAACAAGACTAATAGAATATTCATCTAAAATGTCAGGGTATGAAAAATACTTATTTCAATCTTTGATTCGTAGAGCAATGATTAGAAAGTTACCGTATTCTAGAATGAATGTACCATGGAAAAGTATAATTAAACTTAGAGATGAAGATTATTCTTATGAAAAATATGGCAGAAAAAGAGCCTATCATAATGAAAGTTTTTCTTCACATATTAAAAAAAATATAGAAAATTATAATGCTTCAGTTTTCGATAATGGGAAAGCTAACTTAGCTATCCAAAAAGATGCTATAGAAGCTGTTGAGGAAATTGATTTTGTGGATGTTATCTACCTAGATCCTCCTTACCCAAGCACAATGAATAACTATGACCAATTTTATGGTGCATTTGATAGAATATTTGATAGAAAAATAGAACATTTGGATTTAACTAATAAAAATAATTTTATAGAATCTTTAGAATCAATAGTTGTTAAATCTAAAGAGAAAACCAACTATATAATATTAAGTATAAATTCTAATTCTGTGCCAGGAATATCTGAAATTTTTCAAATGTTATCTAAACACGGTAAAGTTAGTATTAAAGAAAAGAAACATAATTATCAAGTAAGCGGTAAAGTCAATAAAAATAATAATAATGAAAATCTACTAATAGTAGATGTAAAAAAATAAGCATGTGTATACAAGCTTATTTTTTTTGTGTATATTTGTTATAATAATAAAAAAGGGAAAAGAAGGGATAAAGAATGAATGTCGATAAGAATATTAATTCAAATATCAGGAAAAAACAAAAATACGAAGAGTATTGGAAATTAACTGTTGAATATACCGATATACACAAAATGCGCTTTCGAAACACTTTAGAAATGATTGTTAATTACATAGATAGTCATCCTGAATTGAAAAAAGAATATGATAAAAAATACTATAAGGAATTACAAAATATAATAGCTAAGGTATATAAAAAAGCGGATTTAGGTTCAGTTAGAAAATCCATAAATCAAATGATTAAACTAGGTTTTGTAAAGCCTTATTTAACTGGATACCATTCTGAAACAAAAAAATTTTTAAAAGCTTCTAGTAATGAAGAAAGAGAAATTATTTTTTCGGATGTATATTATTCTTCAGCCAATTTTAAGTCTTCTGTTACAGTTGATAATAGTCATCTTAAACATATTAACTTTTTCTTAAAAACGCTGATGTATAAAAAAAATCGGGAACTAAACAATGATGAAATAACCGCCTTAATAAGTACTGATATTTCAGCATATAATAATAAAGGGTATATGAATGAAAAAGAACTGAATGAGCAAATTGAATTCGTAAAGTTTAATGATTTTAAAAAAAGAAAATATAATCAGATTTCATATTTTCTTGACTTTTTAAAATATGTTCCAGGAATTACAGTAGCTAGAGATAAATCAGTAGTATATTACACGGAAGACGCAAGCATTCATTTATCTGACTATATTGATGTTAAAAGAGACCCTACCCAATTTAGATTGATGAAGGAGAAAATAAAGCAAGAAAGTATCAATATATATGGAAGAGTGCAATGTTACTTTACCAAGAAAGAACAAAAAGGTTTAGTAGTTTCTCACATTATTAGATCAGAAGATGCATTAAGAAACTTAGATATTAATACTGCATATGATTATAAAAATGCTCTATTATTAGATCCTAATACAGATGCTTATTTCGATAAATATGACTTAACCTTTAATAACGAAGGGAATCCGAAATTCGGAAAACTAATACCTGATGAATTTAAAGAAGAAAAAGAAGAAATGTCTTTAGATAATGAGGTCTTAGAAGGTAGAGTAAGTTATTTGAAAGAACATCAAAGTAAGTTTGAAGAAAAAAATTAGAAAAGTTTTAATTATAATTGCCATTACACGAGATTAATAATTATTTTAAAATCTCATGTAATGGCTATAATTAAAGGCTGTAAATTTTTAATTTTAGTTCAACTTCTCTCACTTAATATCTTTCATTCCTTCTCGCCATGAAGAATAAATCAATTTTCCGCCTTGTGCTTTAAATTTCTCATTACTAACGCCACGTTCGAATGGTTCGGCTGGTTTAATATTAATCTCTGGAGATACACCTAACTGGTTAGCATACCAATCAGCCCAGACATCGCCTTTTACAGGGTCATCGTCTGCCACATTATACGTGCCTGTCTCAAAGTTCAATGCTTGAATCGCTGTTTCGACAGCATCATCGATATGAATAAACGATTGAACACCGTCTGTCATTTCAACTTTTCCATCTACAAATTGATTATAAATCATGCCATCTTTGCCATACCAAGTACCTGGACCATATAACCAGCCATAGCGTAGGATAACGTGATTTTTAATACGTGCGGTTTCTTTTTCTAACCCTTCTACACCTTCAACAGTGACTTTGCGATCTCCTGTCGCATTGTAGTCTAAAGGTGTTTTCTCAGTTGCTAAACCCTCACCGCCTGCATAAACAAAGGCAATACTTTGAGATTGCATACTTTTAACGCCATGTTTAATTGCAACATCTACTAAATTTTTAGTACCTTCGATTCTGACTTTAGTATTTGCTGCCATATCTACATTTTTCAAATCCGAAATTTCATTTAAAATGACGTCCGGTTTGAAGTCACCAATTGCTGCATCGATGGAATCATAGTCGAAGATATCTCCGACATACGGTGTCACGCCAGCATTCTGCAATTTTTCTTTACCTTTATCAGAAGTAGTAAAGCCGGCGACTTCATAACCTTCTTCTAGTAAGCGTTTCGTTAATTTTGTACCGATTAATCCAGTAGCACCTGTCACAAATATTTTTGTCATTCTTATTCACCTTTTTTCTTTAATTTTTGAAAAAGAGTTCGCGTGCTTGTTTGGCCTATTATAGAGAATTGTCATACAAACAACAAACTATCCAAATTGAATTAAAAATAACCTCTCAATTTATTTACCACCTTTCAAGCTCATTTACTTGTATAATTTTTTATCCTGTGTAATTATCTAGTATATTAGCGGTACACAATGAAGTGTGAGGCTCAATGAAATCAATAATGGAGTTTGAATTATGGGAGAAGAAACATTAGAAATATTTAAAAGAGGAACAAAAATTTTAAACATTCTTCAAGATGAAAAACGTCAACAAATTCTTATTTTATTGTGTAGAGAGAAACAACTGACAGTGAAGGAAATCACTGCACTCTTGCCGATCTCACGTCCTGCTGTTTCTCATCATTTAAAGTTAATGTTGGATGCAGGCCTTTTATCCGTAACACAGACAGGGCTTGAACGCTATTACAGTTCTGATTTAGACGACACCTTAGAATGGTTGAAGGAATTGACAAATTCTCTTGAAGCAAATTTGAAAAAATAAAGAAAAGGTCTTTATTTTTTTAAGTCATAGGTTTATATGTTTAAACCTATGGATAAAGTAATATTATATTCTACAAATAGTTTGGAGTGGCATAATCATGCAAACAGTTTTAGGAAGTAATGGGCAAATTGGTCAAGAAATCGCCAAAGAGCTTTATAAAAATTATACGAAAGACATTCGCTTAGTCAGCAGAAAACCGCATAAAATTCATGATACAGACGAAGTAGTACCTGCCGATTTAATGAAATACGAAGATACTTTGAAAGCCATTGAAGGCAGCGACGTAGTTTACTTTGCTGTAGGTTTGCCTGCCGATTCAGAAATGTGGGAAAAACGCTTTCCAGTTATGATGGAAAATGTCATCAAAGCGTGTGCAGAAACGCACAGTAAACTAGCATTCTTCGACAATACGTATATGTATGAAAAAAATGCGAATGTACAAACAGAAAGCAGTCCTTTTGTTCCAGTGGGACGTAAATCAAAAGCCCGCGCAAAAATGGCTGAAATGTTATTAACAGCTATGAAAAAAGGAAAAATTGAAGCCTTGATTGGCCGTGCTCCAGAATTCTATGGCCCTGATTTGACACAAAGTATCACTAATTCTTTAGTTTTCAATCGTGTGAAAGCAGATAAAAAAGCCATCATTCCAATTAGCGCTTCAGTATTACGTACTTTAATTTGGACACCGGATGCAAGTCGCGCGTTAGCGTTACTAGGTAATACCCCAGACGCTTTCGGACAAACATGGCACTTGCCGACAGATAAAAGCGTGACTTATAAAAAATTAATCGAAATAACTAAAGAAGTAACCGGTAAAAATATTAAATATACCGTTTTACCGATGTGGGCATTCAAAATAGGCAGTCTTTTCAATGGTCAAGTTAAAGAATTAATGGAATTATTACCAAGATATAAATACAATAATATTTTCAATTCAGATAAATTTAAAAAACGCTTCCCAGAATTTAAAGTAACAACGTACAAAGAAGGCATTCAACAAGTCTTTAAAAAGTAAATTAACAGCAGAGGATGAAGATAATGAAAAAAATCATGATTGTAAATACGAGCAGTGACCATTTCGGCGACAATGACAAACCAACAGGATTATGGCTAGGTGAACTTGTTCATTTCTATGATTATTTTAATAACGATGATTATCAAATTGACCTATTCAACATTGAGGGCGGTAATACACCGATTGATCCAGTCAGTTTGAAACCTTACACTTTGGATAAAGTAACTAAAAAATATTATGAAGATGAAAGCTTTATGAATTTATTGAAAAACTCACCTTCAATCAAAGAAGCACATCCGAGCGAGTACGATGTAATTTATTTTACAGGCGGACACGGCGTCATGTTTGATTTCCCTGAAAATGAAGATATCCAAAAAGCTATCAAAGAAATATACAATCATGGTGGTATCGTTTCTGCAGTCTGCCATGGCTTAGCAGCTTTATTAAATGTTAAAGATGACAATGGCAGATACCTCATAGATAATAAATCAATCACTGGATTCTCCAACACAGAAGAAGTATTAGCGAACCGTAAGAAATTAGTGCCATTTATGTTGGAAACCGAATTGAAAAGAAGAGGCGCAAATTACAGCAAAGCACTCTTGCCATTAAGACCTTATGTTGAAACAGATGGTCGCTTAGTGACTGGTCAAAATCCAGAGTCGCCTAAACAAGTGGCAGAAGCTGTAGCTAAAATTTTATAAAAATGAGAAGGAGCTGGACAGAAAAATGAATTCTGTTCCAGCTCCTTTTGGTGCGGTGAGGCGAAAGTGTCGAGGCTGGCAACGGTCGCCTATACAGTTAGGGTCGAAAGTGTCGAGGCTGGCAACGGCCGCCTATACAGTTAGAGGCGAAAGTGTCGAGGCTAGCATCGGTCGCCTATACAGTTAGGGTCGAAAGTATCGAGGCTGGCAACGGTCGCCTATACAGTTAGGGTCGAAAGTGTCGAGGCTAGCATCGGTTGCTTATACAGTTAGGGTCGAAAGTGTCGAGGCTATCACTCGTTGCCTAGACACTTTCACCAACATATACTTAACTACTGCTTAAATATATATAATTGCACCTCGATTATTAAATTCCTACTCTATAAGGAAGGGCTGGGACCTCAATAGAAGTCCCGCTCCCCCGCTTTTCACTTCATCGATTATTCAATTCTATTCAATGCTTCCACTACTTTGACCATATCCTCATGAATGACTAAATCTGCTTCATGATCATAAGGCGTTGGATCTAAATTAATAATTACTAAATTTTTACCTGCAAAGTTGGAAATTAATCCTGCAGCAGGTTGTACTACGAGTGAAGACCCTAAGACTACTAAAGTATCCGCTTCTCTTATCTTATTCAACGCATTCATTATCGTACTTTGATTCAGCATTTCGCCATACAGCACAATGTCAGGGCGAAGCGGTCCGCCGCATCTCTCGCACGTACGTAAATCACGCTCAATAACATCACTTTTCGTATATTCTTGAGCACATTCTATACAATAGAAACGATTCAACGTACCATGCAATTCATCGACTTGTTCACTGCCAGCATCAGCATGCAGTCCGTCGATATTTTGAGTAATTACGCCTAACGATTTACCTTCTTTTTCTAAATCCGCAATCCACTCATGTACTGCATTCGGTTTCTTATCTGCAAAAAGTAAATACTCATGACAAAAGTCCATAAATCCTAGAGGGTCATTTTGGAAATACTCCGTACTTAACAAATATTCCGGCGACATGCCTTTCTTCGATACTTCATCATACAAACCGCCAACAGAGCGGAAATCAGGAATACCGCTAGCTACTGAAATTCCAGCGCCTGTAAAGAAAGTAATCTGATTTGCATCATGAATGATTTCTTTTAATTGTTCAATTTTATTTTCCATGCTTATCACTCCATACCATTTAAAGCATCATCTAAAGTCTTTCATTAGTCTTCATTTAACTTAAGTTTAAGATGTAATCTGCACTTTCGCAAATGACATCAATGTTTGCAAATTATACATAATATTTTAATTTTTAAACAGAATATTAAATGGAAATCTGCTATGTTTATAGTGAGATAAACTTTTGGG
Above is a genomic segment from Staphylococcus piscifermentans containing:
- a CDS encoding NAD-dependent epimerase/dehydratase family protein, which encodes MTKIFVTGATGLIGTKLTKRLLEEGYEVAGFTTSDKGKEKLQNAGVTPYVGDIFDYDSIDAAIGDFKPDVILNEISDLKNVDMAANTKVRIEGTKNLVDVAIKHGVKSMQSQSIAFVYAGGEGLATEKTPLDYNATGDRKVTVEGVEGLEKETARIKNHVILRYGWLYGPGTWYGKDGMIYNQFVDGKVEMTDGVQSFIHIDDAVETAIQALNFETGTYNVADDDPVKGDVWADWYANQLGVSPEINIKPAEPFERGVSNEKFKAQGGKLIYSSWREGMKDIK
- a CDS encoding type 1 glutamine amidotransferase domain-containing protein produces the protein MKKIMIVNTSSDHFGDNDKPTGLWLGELVHFYDYFNNDDYQIDLFNIEGGNTPIDPVSLKPYTLDKVTKKYYEDESFMNLLKNSPSIKEAHPSEYDVIYFTGGHGVMFDFPENEDIQKAIKEIYNHGGIVSAVCHGLAALLNVKDDNGRYLIDNKSITGFSNTEEVLANRKKLVPFMLETELKRRGANYSKALLPLRPYVETDGRLVTGQNPESPKQVAEAVAKIL
- a CDS encoding HNH endonuclease signature motif containing protein, with product MNVDKNINSNIRKKQKYEEYWKLTVEYTDIHKMRFRNTLEMIVNYIDSHPELKKEYDKKYYKELQNIIAKVYKKADLGSVRKSINQMIKLGFVKPYLTGYHSETKKFLKASSNEEREIIFSDVYYSSANFKSSVTVDNSHLKHINFFLKTLMYKKNRELNNDEITALISTDISAYNNKGYMNEKELNEQIEFVKFNDFKKRKYNQISYFLDFLKYVPGITVARDKSVVYYTEDASIHLSDYIDVKRDPTQFRLMKEKIKQESINIYGRVQCYFTKKEQKGLVVSHIIRSEDALRNLDINTAYDYKNALLLDPNTDAYFDKYDLTFNNEGNPKFGKLIPDEFKEEKEEMSLDNEVLEGRVSYLKEHQSKFEEKN
- a CDS encoding NAD-dependent protein deacylase; translation: MENKIEQLKEIIHDANQITFFTGAGISVASGIPDFRSVGGLYDEVSKKGMSPEYLLSTEYFQNDPLGFMDFCHEYLLFADKKPNAVHEWIADLEKEGKSLGVITQNIDGLHADAGSEQVDELHGTLNRFYCIECAQEYTKSDVIERDLRTCERCGGPLRPDIVLYGEMLNQSTIMNALNKIREADTLVVLGSSLVVQPAAGLISNFAGKNLVIINLDPTPYDHEADLVIHEDMVKVVEALNRIE
- a CDS encoding ArsR/SmtB family transcription factor; protein product: MGEETLEIFKRGTKILNILQDEKRQQILILLCREKQLTVKEITALLPISRPAVSHHLKLMLDAGLLSVTQTGLERYYSSDLDDTLEWLKELTNSLEANLKK
- a CDS encoding DNA cytosine methyltransferase; protein product: MNYVELFAGAGGLSLGFEQAGFQNVFSVEYDEKIAQTYLLNFPDNHLIIDDVKNIDENQINKLIDGKDIDVIIGGPPCQGFSMAGRNGRSFIEDDRNELFKEFVRFVAVIKPKMFVMENVARMLSHNKGKTVLEITEAFEKLGYNVKFKVLKTENYGIPQKRQRIFFVGTKGKEFTFPDIFEKEVTVKEAIQDLPPLKSGEKSAIPNHFAMKHSQQMLDKMAYISDGGNREEIPIELRPKSGDIRKYIRYNSNKPSITVTGDMRKVFHYNQNRALTSRELARLQSFPDSFVFKGSSIVVQQQIGNAVPPKLSFVVANEVKKSLE
- a CDS encoding NAD-dependent epimerase/dehydratase family protein, whose translation is MQTVLGSNGQIGQEIAKELYKNYTKDIRLVSRKPHKIHDTDEVVPADLMKYEDTLKAIEGSDVVYFAVGLPADSEMWEKRFPVMMENVIKACAETHSKLAFFDNTYMYEKNANVQTESSPFVPVGRKSKARAKMAEMLLTAMKKGKIEALIGRAPEFYGPDLTQSITNSLVFNRVKADKKAIIPISASVLRTLIWTPDASRALALLGNTPDAFGQTWHLPTDKSVTYKKLIEITKEVTGKNIKYTVLPMWAFKIGSLFNGQVKELMELLPRYKYNNIFNSDKFKKRFPEFKVTTYKEGIQQVFKK
- a CDS encoding DNA adenine methylase; translation: MEKFILKPDIKFPRVNYIGNKEKLAEWIVDNFPLDSGSVLDLFSGGSSVSFECKLRGYKVISNDVLYASYVVAKSIIENNNYTLDYKHIDEAEKLSLNFDTVQKYSWLENTLYFPDEIKELTRLIEYSSKMSGYEKYLFQSLIRRAMIRKLPYSRMNVPWKSIIKLRDEDYSYEKYGRKRAYHNESFSSHIKKNIENYNASVFDNGKANLAIQKDAIEAVEEIDFVDVIYLDPPYPSTMNNYDQFYGAFDRIFDRKIEHLDLTNKNNFIESLESIVVKSKEKTNYIILSINSNSVPGISEIFQMLSKHGKVSIKEKKHNYQVSGKVNKNNNNENLLIVDVKK